From Halorientalis litorea:
CTCGGTCGTGAGATAGAGTTCGACCGCATCGAACCCCCGGTCGGCCGCGGCCGCGAGCGCGTCACCGTCTGGCGGACACTTGCCGACGACGTGCATGGGGTAGATGATGTACGTCCGATACTTAACTTTCGGACTCCGACGTATCCGGGCACCGTCGAGAGGGGACCCCAGCGCGGACTAGGAGAGCGGTCCCTCGCCGTCCGTGGCGACCGAACGCGCGTTCTCGGCCAACTCGGCCTCGAACGACGCACTGCCCGCACTGTCGTCGAGGGCACGCTTGCGGGTGATTTCCCGGTGAATCGCCTCCGTGACGAGACGGGATTCGCCGAGCGGGTCGGCGTAGGCGACGCCACCGCGGTCCAGTTCGAGTTTCGCCGGGATGCGGTCGGTCGTCGTTTCGTTTTCCGTCAGGAAGAGGGGGACTGCGACGGCACGTTCCGTGTCGACGTTGTACCGCACGCACTCGACGGCCGGGTTCTGGAGGAGATAGCAGGTGACCACGTCGGCGTAGGTAGCACGGTCGGCGACGCGTTGTGCGTGGTACTCGGTCATCTGCCGGTGGTAGGACTGTGAACTGTTGCCCTGTCCGACGAGGACGAGCGTCGTGTCGGCGGTGGCCGGAACGGCCTCGGCGGCCCGGTCGGCCACGAGGTCCGTGACGACGGGGGTCCGGCCGATGGGTTCGCAGTACCGCACATCGCCGTCGAGATACGGGAACACCCGCGGCAGCACCTCCGTCGTCTCGTGACTGTGTGCGAGTGCCGCCGGCAGGACAAACAGCGTGTCTGCCGCCATCGATTGCAGGTCCGCGCGGAGTTCCCGAACCGGTTCCTCCGAGTACGTCACCACGTGTGCAGCGTCGACCGTCCCGCGCGCTTCGATACGGTCCGCGTGCGTCTCTAACGTCGCCGTCTCGTGTGTGCCGTCTCGGCCGATGAGTACGAGTGCGTCACCTGTCATGTGCCCCTCCTATTACAAACTCGGTTGTACTACTTCAACCGGGCTTGTGTATCGAGATGGGAGAGACCGACAAGTAAGTTTTGGTCATGCGGGTCGACCGGGCGTTCGGACACGCCCCGGGGAAACCTACACGCCGGCACCTGTCTCGGCGTCGGGAAGGTCGTTCTCGATGACATCGATGCCGAGTTCTTCCAGCGCGGCCCGCATGTGCTCGTCGTGTGCGTAGTCGGCCCCGTCTTCCTCACGGATTCGCTGAGTCGCCGCGAGTACCTCGGCGCGTCGCTCGTCGGGGAACTCGTACTTGTCGGCGGCGAGTTCGATGACCAGTCCGTTGTGGTCGCGGGTGTACAGCGAGTGGAAGATACCACGGTCGAACATGTTGTACCCGTGTCCGGCCTCGTCGAGGGCCGCCATCACGTCCTCGTACTCGTCGGCGTCGATGCCGAACGCGAGGTGGTGGACCGACCCCGTGCCGCCCCGGAGCGGTTGCCGGTTGGACTGCCGGTCGTCGCTGACGAACACCGTCAGGATGCGGCCGTCACCGGTGTCGAAGAAGAGGTGAGTCTGTGACGGGTCGTCGAGGTTCGGCTGGCGGAGTACCAGCGGCATGCCGAGCAGGTCACGGTAGAACGAGAGGGTGTCTTCTTCGTTGCTCCCCCAAATCGTGACGTGGTCCGTCCCGGTGGTGTGAAAGGGGCTCTCGGGCCGTTCTGCGGTCGCCGGTGTGTCGTTTGACATACCAGTTGTTGGGGACAGACGAGGATATACCTGACCCCGAGCAGTCGGCACGAAGGCCGTCGTCGGAACCGGGCGAAAGAATAGGGAGCGTGTGACAGCGAGGCCGCGTGTTAGAACCGTGGCACGTGACCCGGAGTGCGGTTACTCCTCGGCTTCGGCTTCTTCTTCGCCGTCGTCGAGACCGACGTTGGTCTGGGCCTCCTCGACGGTCTCCTCGACTTCGTCCTGCAGGTCCTCGAAGCGGCCTTCGAGGTCGTCGATCTGCTCCTGGTAGCGGTCGAGCTGTTCGGAGAGGCGTTCCTCGAACTGCTCGGTCTGCTCGGCGAGTTCCTCGTCGAACTCGTCGATCTGCTCTTCGAGCGTGTCCTGCAGTTCCTCGTACTGTTCGAGGACGCTGTCGAAGGCGTCGAGCGTCTGCTCTTCGAGTTCCTCGTTGGCGTCGAGCAGCACGTCCATCTGCTCCCCGAGGCCGTCGAGGATTTCGTCGACCTGCTCCATGCCGTCCTCGTAGTTCTCGTCGATGGTGTCGACCAGGTCGTCGTGCTGGTCGAGGACGGAATCGAACCCACTGTTGACGGTTTCGCGGATTTCCGCGATTTCGTCCTCGGCACCGGGCGAGGTGGACTCGACCGTATCGAGGACCTGATTGATGGCGGTCTGGCCGAACTTGATGGTCCGCTGTTGGGCCTCGCGCTGGTCGTCCAGCGTACTGTAGAAGCTGTCACTGACGTCCGCCGGGACGTTCACGGCGTTCTCGACGAGCGTCTGACCGTTTTTGATTGCGTCACGCTGCACCTTGAAGATCGCACCGATGGGTGAGTTGTCGTCGCTCATTGTATGCCCTCACTTCGGGACAGTAACATGTTACTGGCGTAAAGTCTTTTAGTTGACGCCATCATAATACGGCAGTATTAAATTACACCGCAGATACCATCCGACAAACCGAGACAGCCAGTTCGGGGGAACGGGCGTGTCGCAACTCCGGTCGGACGGCCAACCACACACGTGGTGTGTGGGCCGTCCGTCCTGAGTCCTGTTCCGCCGTTCGGCAACAGCGAAGTGCGGGAATTGAAGACCAATGTTGGCACTCGATTGGCACCTGTCGTTCGCCCTCGTCACCAGCCTCGCGGGACTTCCCGTGAGCCTCCCCGCCAGCATCGACTGGAGCCTCGTGATGATTCCGCCGATTACAGGCATCATCGGGTACGCCACGAACTGGGTTGGCATCCGTCTCCTCTTCCATCCCGTCGATGCCCGCGGCATCAAAGTTCCCGGGATGGAACACCTCGCGCAGTTGCTCCCGAAGAAGATACAGCAGATTCCGGGCGTGATGGAGGGACGCGTCGGCTGGCAGGGCATCATCCCGTCGCGGGCAGGGAAGATGGGGAGCCTCAACGTCGACAACGGTATCGCCAAACTCGCCAGCCAACGCGAGTTCTACGAACGCTTCGACCCGGAGCGTATCGCCGAACACGTCGTGGGGAGCATCCGCGGAGACATCCACGCTCGCGTCGAGGAGATAATCCGGGACGAGCATCCCGAACTGTGGCAGGACCTGCCCGAACCCATCCAGCGGGCAGTCCACGCCCGCATCGAGGCCAAAGTTCCGGAGGCCATCGAGCACATCACCGTCCAAATCGGGGAACACATCGACCAACTGCTCGACATCAAGCTGATGGTCATCGAACACTTAGAGGAGAACCGGCGACTGCTCAACAGCATCTTCCTCGACGTGGGGGACCGGGAACTGAAGTTCCTCGTCAATTCGGGCTTTTACCTCGGTACCTTCCTCGGCATCTTCTCTATCCCGCTGTTCGTCTTCATCGGCGAGTGGTGGGTACTCCCACTCTCGGGGGTGTTCGTCGGCTACTTCACGAACCTCATCGCTATCAAGGCGATTTTCAACCCGGTACAGGAGCACAAAATCGGCCCGCTCAAGATACAGGGGCTGTTCATCAAACGCCAAGACGAGGCCTCCGAGACGTACGCCGAACTCGTCGCCGAGAACGTTATTACGATCGAAAATATAGCTCAGAACCTGCTCCACGGGAGCCAATCCGACCGCACGCACAAGATGATTCAGGACGCGTTACGGCCGGCCGTCGACGAGGCAGTCGGCGTCGCACAGCCCCTCGTTCGGATGACGACCGGTAGCGAGGAGTACGAGCGCATCCGTGAATCCATCGCCACACAAGGTGTCGAGTACACGCTCGAACCGCTCGAAGACGCGACGTTCAACGAGGAACGAAGCGTCGCCATCCAGCAACTCATGGCCGAGCGGATGAAGGAGTTGCCGCCCGAGGAGTTCGTCCCGATGCTGCGGGACGGGTTCCGTGAGGACGAGTGGCTGCTCATCCTCGTCGGTGCCGTCCTCGGATTCGTCGCCGGGTGGATACAGCTACTGGTGGTGACCGCGGTATGACGGACGAGTTCCCCGCGTGGAAGCCGGACGAGATAACGTCCGAAGACGTCGGTTTCGACGCCCCCGATGTCGACTGGGCGAACATGGACCCGACGGACCTCGGGCGGATGTTCGACATCCTCGACACCGCAGTCAACGACACCGTGGGACTCGACGGCGACGGGTTCGACCGTCTCCTCTCGGTGTTCGAGCGGACGTTCCTCGGCGACACCGCCGTCGAATCCGAGGAGTTCGAGCGGATGCTCTCGGTGCTCGAAGAGGCAATCGTCGACCCGACGAACCCCGACCACGCCGAGGAAGTCGTCGCCATCCTCGAGGCGAGCCTCGACGGGACGGTCGGTGACACCGCGATGACCGACGGAGCCCTCTCGGTGATGGAGGCGGCACTCGCGGACCCGTCCGGGTCGGGCTCCGTCGTCGAGGACATGATGGGGGTGTTCGACACGGGGCTGACCGACCCCAGAGCCGTCGAGTCGGCGGCGGATAGCGTCCTGTCGATGCTCGACGTGACCGAGAGCGGGTCGACCGGCGGCGCGGGCGAAGAGATGGACTCGTGGCTGGACGACTTGGGCGTCGGTCTCTCGGTGTCCGGCGACGCGGACGGCGACGACGACGTGAACTCGTTCCTCGACGCGGTGGACACGGAGTTCGGCGACACCAACGCGGCCGCGGAGATGAGCGACCGGTTCCGCATCGCCCGCATCGTCACCGCGGCCACACAGCGGAGTACGGAGTACTCGGTCCGCTCCGGGGTCAGAACCGGGACGCGAATGGCACAGGCGGCGATGACCGCCGAGTCGCCCGCCGACATGCTCGACAGGAGCCGGTCCATCGTCTTCGGCGAACTCGACGACCTCGGGTTCGAGCCGCCGGAAGGCATCGCGGACACCGACGAGGACGGCGACGGCCAGTCCGAAGAGAGACACCGGCGGATGGCGCTCGAACGGTTACAGGAGCGGGGCGAACGACTCATGGACGAGGCGGCGAAGGTCGACCGAGACGACCCCGGTTTCCACCCCGCATTCCCGCGGATTCTCGACTCCATCTCGCCCGACGAGGGGCGTATCCTGCGACTGCTCGCCACGGAGGGGCCACAGCCGTCCGTCGACATCAGAGACGTGGGCTACATTCCGATTACCTCGAAACTGGTGGCGGCGGGGTTGACGATGATAAGCGAAGAGGCCGGGTGCCGCTACGAGTCCCGCGTCACGGCGTATCTGAACAACCTCCAACGCCTCGGCCTCATCTGGTTCTCGGACGAACCGGTCGAGGACCTCAAACGCTATCAGGTCATCGAGGCCCAGCCGGACGTGGACCAAGCCATCGAGGAGGCACGGCGGGCGAAGATGATACGCCGGAGCATCCACCTGACGCCGTTCGGCTTCGACTTCTGTAGGGTGTGTCTCCCCGTCGAAATCGACGACGACGCCGCGGGCGTCTACGACGTGCCCGACGAGAGCACGAGCGACGCCGACGGGATGGAGGCCATCGACGGACCGCCGAGCGAGGGAGAACTCGACAGCGGGACGGAGTTCCGCGGCGGGAACTGGTGAAACCGACCCGGACTGTTTTGCCACTGTCCCCCGTGGAGGGTGGTATGTCGTGTCCGTACCTCGACTACCGCGCCGACGCTGACGGCAGTTCCTTCGACGAGCCACGCCCCTACTGCACGGCCGCCGAGGAGTTCGTCCAGCCGATGCGTGCCGACATCTGTACCGACCGCTTCGCGTTGAACCACGAGACGGACTGCGAGATATACCTCGCACACGAGGAATGAGTTACCAGTCGTATCTCGACGCCGACCCGGTCATCGTCACCGCGGCACTGGCTGGCGGCGTCCACGGCAAGGAAGCGAACCCGAACCTGCCCGAGACCCCCGACGAACTCGGCGCGGCGGCCGCGGCCGCCGAGCAGGCGGGCGCGTCAATCGTCCACCTCCACGCCCGGCAGGACAGCGGCGAGCGCGCCTTCTCGACGGCGCGGTTTCAGGAAGTGACAGACGCCGTCCGCGAACAGACCGACAACATCGTCGTCCAGCACTCGACAGGCGGGACGGGCGCGCCCATCGAGACACGGCTCCAACCCCTGCGGACCGACCCGGCACCGGAGATGGCGTCGCTCGACATGGGGCCGCTGAACCGCTACGACCACCTCACCACCGAGAACACCGTCGCGGACGTGAACCGCGTCTACGACGAGATGGCCGAGCGGGGCATCAAACCCGAGATGGAGATATTCAACGACGGCCACCTCAACGAGGTACACGGCCTGCTCGACCGCCGAGAGTTGGCGGACCCGGTGTACGGGACGCTCATCTTCGGGCCGGGGACGCTCACCCCGCCGCGGCCGCGGAACTTCCTCAACGCCATCGACAACCTGCCCGACGGCGCGCTGTTCAACACGCTCGGGTTCGGTCGCCACCAGTTGCCCTTCGCCACGATGGGCATCCTCTTCGGCGGGCACGTCCGCGTCGGACTGGAAGACAACGTCTACTACCGGGAGGGCGAACTCGCCCAGAGCAACGCCCAACTGGTCGAGCGAGTCGCGGACATCGCCGAGACGCTGGGGCGACCGGTCGCCACGCCCGAACAGGCCCGGGAGATACTGAACCTCTAGGCATCGGACCGTTCCCCCTGTAGCCGCCGGGCGAGGAGGACGAACAGGCCGGTGGCGGCGAAGTAGAGTTGCCAGCCGCCGACTGCGACGTAGGCGACTCGTTCGACCTGTTTCGGTTGCGGGTCCGTCTCCGCGGTCGGTTGGACCGGATTCGAGATGTGGGTGTCCTGTGTCGTCCCGACCGACCCCACGTCGACGGTGACGCCCTCCGCCGCGGCCCCGCCCTCCTCGGCCGTGGCGAACTCCACGAACGTCTGGACGAGGCCGTCCGTCGAGGAGAGCGCGAGTTCGCCCCCGAGCCGGTAGAACTGGTCGAACAGCGGGTAGAACAGGTTCACCCCGTCGTAGTGGGCGTAATCTAGCAGGACGTACGCGAACACGTGGGCGAACAGGACGGCCCACGCGGCGTTCACGCCGTGCGACCCGACCCGCGCCGTCAGCCACGAGTCCGGGCGGACGCGCGTGTCGTAGACGAGCAGGGCGGCACCC
This genomic window contains:
- a CDS encoding metal-dependent hydrolase, coding for MPSTVVHVGFGLLLAGALYRGRFDRRFLAVLLAVAVLTDLDVFAGFLFRGAHRALGHTLLVPLAGAALLVYDTRVRPDSWLTARVGSHGVNAAWAVLFAHVFAYVLLDYAHYDGVNLFYPLFDQFYRLGGELALSSTDGLVQTFVEFATAEEGGAAAEGVTVDVGSVGTTQDTHISNPVQPTAETDPQPKQVERVAYVAVGGWQLYFAATGLFVLLARRLQGERSDA
- a CDS encoding 3-keto-5-aminohexanoate cleavage protein, giving the protein MSYQSYLDADPVIVTAALAGGVHGKEANPNLPETPDELGAAAAAAEQAGASIVHLHARQDSGERAFSTARFQEVTDAVREQTDNIVVQHSTGGTGAPIETRLQPLRTDPAPEMASLDMGPLNRYDHLTTENTVADVNRVYDEMAERGIKPEMEIFNDGHLNEVHGLLDRRELADPVYGTLIFGPGTLTPPRPRNFLNAIDNLPDGALFNTLGFGRHQLPFATMGILFGGHVRVGLEDNVYYREGELAQSNAQLVERVADIAETLGRPVATPEQAREILNL
- a CDS encoding CbiX/SirB N-terminal domain-containing protein, producing MTGDALVLIGRDGTHETATLETHADRIEARGTVDAAHVVTYSEEPVRELRADLQSMAADTLFVLPAALAHSHETTEVLPRVFPYLDGDVRYCEPIGRTPVVTDLVADRAAEAVPATADTTLVLVGQGNSSQSYHRQMTEYHAQRVADRATYADVVTCYLLQNPAVECVRYNVDTERAVAVPLFLTENETTTDRIPAKLELDRGGVAYADPLGESRLVTEAIHREITRKRALDDSAGSASFEAELAENARSVATDGEGPLS
- a CDS encoding VOC family protein, whose translation is MSNDTPATAERPESPFHTTGTDHVTIWGSNEEDTLSFYRDLLGMPLVLRQPNLDDPSQTHLFFDTGDGRILTVFVSDDRQSNRQPLRGGTGSVHHLAFGIDADEYEDVMAALDEAGHGYNMFDRGIFHSLYTRDHNGLVIELAADKYEFPDERRAEVLAATQRIREEDGADYAHDEHMRAALEELGIDVIENDLPDAETGAGV
- a CDS encoding Abi-alpha family protein — translated: MTDEFPAWKPDEITSEDVGFDAPDVDWANMDPTDLGRMFDILDTAVNDTVGLDGDGFDRLLSVFERTFLGDTAVESEEFERMLSVLEEAIVDPTNPDHAEEVVAILEASLDGTVGDTAMTDGALSVMEAALADPSGSGSVVEDMMGVFDTGLTDPRAVESAADSVLSMLDVTESGSTGGAGEEMDSWLDDLGVGLSVSGDADGDDDVNSFLDAVDTEFGDTNAAAEMSDRFRIARIVTAATQRSTEYSVRSGVRTGTRMAQAAMTAESPADMLDRSRSIVFGELDDLGFEPPEGIADTDEDGDGQSEERHRRMALERLQERGERLMDEAAKVDRDDPGFHPAFPRILDSISPDEGRILRLLATEGPQPSVDIRDVGYIPITSKLVAAGLTMISEEAGCRYESRVTAYLNNLQRLGLIWFSDEPVEDLKRYQVIEAQPDVDQAIEEARRAKMIRRSIHLTPFGFDFCRVCLPVEIDDDAAGVYDVPDESTSDADGMEAIDGPPSEGELDSGTEFRGGNW
- a CDS encoding DUF445 domain-containing protein encodes the protein MLALDWHLSFALVTSLAGLPVSLPASIDWSLVMIPPITGIIGYATNWVGIRLLFHPVDARGIKVPGMEHLAQLLPKKIQQIPGVMEGRVGWQGIIPSRAGKMGSLNVDNGIAKLASQREFYERFDPERIAEHVVGSIRGDIHARVEEIIRDEHPELWQDLPEPIQRAVHARIEAKVPEAIEHITVQIGEHIDQLLDIKLMVIEHLEENRRLLNSIFLDVGDRELKFLVNSGFYLGTFLGIFSIPLFVFIGEWWVLPLSGVFVGYFTNLIAIKAIFNPVQEHKIGPLKIQGLFIKRQDEASETYAELVAENVITIENIAQNLLHGSQSDRTHKMIQDALRPAVDEAVGVAQPLVRMTTGSEEYERIRESIATQGVEYTLEPLEDATFNEERSVAIQQLMAERMKELPPEEFVPMLRDGFREDEWLLILVGAVLGFVAGWIQLLVVTAV